The following coding sequences lie in one Trichoderma breve strain T069 chromosome 1, whole genome shotgun sequence genomic window:
- a CDS encoding tRNA synthetases class II (D, K and n) domain-containing protein, translating to MPGTDSGRNSPILSAFGLPLRSNSTRSSRRASPDRSVPRDHLPKAYGGTSSNRNSYHQYMMNATPTSATPVASSLSIPSSPVAPAVHSEATRQILASMNEGGGRRSAQGSPRSSMDNSTTSFDSVRSSGSDWPTHPYELNTIAELDSLPIGTEVNFRGRIHTQRQLSKALDFLLLRDQTFSIQGVLSRENMEMVQWVQKLPAESLLQINGVLKAPPEPVRSATVSHAEVDIHGLWLVNPAQSAPFSVYRPPEAMRNRMSSRILDLRHPANQALFRIRSMVSRQFRDTLEGYGFVEINTPKLQPAATESGASVFKVNYFGRKAFLAQSPQLAKQMSVSADFGRVYEIGPVFRAENSNTHRHLTEYTGLDIEMAIEHDYHEVIQVLDEFLKNVFKAVYAMPEVEVLKQRWPSTEFKYLDETLILDFRDGLQMLRDDGREAPEEDLSTSDEIRLGELVREKYNTDYYVLDRFPTNARPFYTHKDPEDPKWTRSFDIFIRGQEICSGGQRIHDAGELRANMSAAGIAEEGMEEYLAGFDLGAPPHAGAGLGLERIVTWMLELGDVRNASLFYRDPKSLPDRKPGLPHPEADTTKQYAALHTPPVEKLIANYGDASNTSWLDERFEIWRHKSGAAIGFVKQEKFAMITGDPLCDKSQYKDVISSFVKYVVTELRLVPMWMLVSYDVQRILAHDMGWRTLSCTEEQRVDTARHQSPAGGPKARRVEREGVKIHEVKPDEDFISRADPAIEAWKANRKGKQVHLTEVRPWVDPEHRRYFAAEKDGKVHAMVVLAKLSPRHGWQVKWALDFPGAVNGAIEVLIEHALSCVTGQVTFGVGVSEKLTPGEHLHGIRAKFLATTYRSIVESLGLRRKAGFRSKFGALGEEVYICYPKHGVGLRDLQQVIKFFQD from the coding sequence ATGCCGGGCACCGACAGCGGGAGAAACTCCCCTATTCTATCGGCCTTTGGCCTCCCCTTGCGCTCCAACAgcacaagaagcagcagacGGGCAAGCCCTGACCGTTCCGTGCCTCGCGATCATCTCCCCAAGGCGTATGGCGGCACCAGCTCTAACCGCAACAGCTACCATCAGTACATGATGAATGCCACGCCCACTTCTGCCACTCCGGTGGCTTCGTCACTGTCCATCCCCAGCTCGCCCGTTGCTCCGGCCGTCCACAGCGAGGCTACGCGCCAGATCCTGGCGTCGATGAACGAGGGAGGCGGTCGTAGGTCGGCCCAGGGCTCTCCACGATCCAGCATGGACAACTCGACCACGTCGTTTGACAGCGTGCGCAGCAGCGGCTCTGACTGGCCAACCCACCCCTATGAGctcaacaccatcgccgAGCTGGACTCGCTGCCCATCGGCACCGAGGTCAACTTCCGTGGCCGCATTCACACCCAGCGTCAGCTTTCCAAGGCCCTCgatttcctccttctccgcGACCAGACCTTTTCCATCCAGGGTGTCCTTTCTAGAGAAAACATGGAAATGGTCCAATGGGTGCAGAAACTTCCTGCTGAATCGCTGCTTCAAATCAACGGTGTGCTCAAGGCACCTCCCGAGCCTGTCCGATCCGCCACCGTCTCCCACGCCGAGGTTGATATTCATGGCCTGTGGCTTGTGAACCCGGCCCAGAGCGCCCCTTTCAGCGTCTACAGACCCCCCGAGGCCATGCGCAACCGCATGTCTTCGCGTATTCTTGATCTGCGACACCCGGCCAACCAGGCCCTGTTCCGCATCCGATCCATGGTCTCTCGCCAGTTCCGTGACACCCTCGAGGGCTACGGCTTTGTAGAAATCAACACCCCCAAGCTCCAGCCCGCTGCCACTGAGAGCGGCGCCTCCGTCTTCAAGGTCAACTACTTTGGTCGCAAGGCCTTTTTGGCCCAGAGCCCCCAGCTCGCCAAGCAAATGTCTGTCTCTGCCGACTTTGGTCGTGTCTATGAGATTGGTCCTGTTTTCCGTGCCGAAAACTCAAAcactcatcgccatcttACCGAGTACACCGGTCTGGACATTGAAATGGCTATTGAGCATGACTACCACGAGGTCATCCAGGTGCTTGATGAGTTCCTCAAGAACGTCTTCAAGGCCGTCTACGCCATGCCCGAGGTCGAGGTCCTCAAGCAGCGATGGCCTAGCACCGAGTTCAAGTATCTGGACGAGACGCTCATTCTCGACTTCCGCGACGGTCTCCAGATGCTCCGAGACGACGGCCGTGAGGCTCCCGAGGAGGATCTTTCTACTTCTGACGAGATCCGACTGGGCGAGCTTGTTAGGGAGAAGTACAACACCGATTACTACGTGCTGGACCGCTTCCCCACAAACGCCCGCCCCTTCTATACCCACAAAGACCCCGAAGACCCCAAGTGGACCCGATCctttgacatcttcatccgCGGCCAGGAGATTTGCTCCGGTGGTCAGCGTATCCACGATGCCGGAGAGCTGCGTGCCAACATGTCTGCCGCCGGCATTGCCGAAGAGGGCATGGAGGAGTACTTGGCCGGCTTCGACCTCGGCGCGCCGCCCCACGCTGGAGCCGGTCTTGGTCTCGAGCGTATCGTGACCTGGATGCTCGAGCTCGGAGATGTGCGAAACGCCTCGCTCTTCTACCGCGACCCCAAGTCCCTCCCCGACCGCAAGCCCGGCCTGCCCCATCCCGAGGCCGATACCACCAAGCAGTATGCCGCACTCCATACTCCCCCggtcgagaagctcattgcCAACTATGGCGATGCTTCCAACACCTCTTGGCTCGACGAGCGATTCGAGATTTGGAGACACAAGTCTGGCGCCGCCATTGGATTCGTCAAGCAGGAAAAGTTTGCCATGATCACTGGCGACCCTCTCTGCGATAAGTCGCAGTACAAGGACGTCATCTCGTCGTTTGTCAAGTACGTCGTGACTGAGCTCCGCCTTGTACCCATGTGGATGCTTGTCTCGTACGACGTGCAGAGGATTCTGGCACACGACATGGGCTGGCGAACCCTGTCTTGTACCGAGGAGCAGCGTGTCGATACGGCGAGACATCAGAGCCCGGCTGGCGGACCCAAGGCCCGCAGAGTCGAGCGTGAAGGCGTCAAGATTCACGAAGTCAAGCCCGACGAGGACTTTATCTCGCGCGCCGACCCGGCCATTGAGGCCTGGAAGGCCAACCGCAAGGGCAAGCAGGTGCACTTGACTGAGGTGCGCCCCTGGGTCGACCCGGAGCACCGTCGCTACTTCGCCGCCGAGAAGGACGGCAAGGTGCACGCCATGGTtgtcttggccaagctgtcTCCTCGCCACGGCTGGCAGGTCAAGTGGGCTCTGGACTTCCCCGGAGCCGTCAACGGCGCCATCGAGGTCCTCATTGAGCACGCGCTGTCGTGCGTCACCGGACAGGTGACgtttggtgttggtgtgTCGGAGAAGCTGACTCCTGGCGAGCACCTTCACGGCATCCGGGCCAAGTTCCTTGCCACCACCTACCGTTCCATTGTCGAGAGTCTTGGCCTGCGCAGAAAGGCTGGATTCCGATCCAAGTTTGGTGCCCTCGGTGAAGAGGTTTACATTTGCTACCCCAAGCACGGCGTCGGCTTGAGAGATTTGCAGCAAGTCATCAAGTTTTTCCAGGATTAA
- a CDS encoding s4 domain-containing protein, producing the protein MRKPYRFYSLARPKLRQSWNKYNLYNLYRQTGREPQIRGTPTFFQQKWAAKAKTRSYHGEHIPEKKWVRLFSRRLLSAVDMPPEYLAAHDGSEQAAGRGSGLTTTQERSRRRPLFGDMTFAPLERRLDTAVFRALFASSVRQARQFVIHGAVTVNGKKMVHPSYQLNPGDMFQVDIEKVMYGTGVQKAADAHKRLHENLEARQKKADKALQNAVKKLGGNATAEQAAAEGETEGEKPEADAEAAEGEAATSEDAGSLTPEAQWKLNNRALKFLLKDVKKILKNNPKELSAKEKKQLRLFRADAKRFLSHPEKSEADVVELIDELQLQMKSHELMRESFEKLDLKEGQALSQVEDGTEAEAVQATSPEGEAQPAVNREREVEKGLEGLSDEQKTKAKKIIGDAKLSKEEMRKLARLLQMDEENPVDDSKPYATPWRPRPYMSAFAFIPRYLEVNPNICAAVYLRHPVARKGMAEVPTPFSYLTSQLTHNWYLERG; encoded by the exons ATGAGAAAGCCGTACCGTTTCTACAGTTTAGCTCGCCCT AAACTGCGACAATCATGGAACAAGTACAACCTGTATAACCTGTACCGCCAGACAGGCCGAGAACCCCAAATTCGAGGCACCCCtaccttcttccagcagaaatgggcggccaaggccaagactCGATCGTATCACGGAGAGCACATCCCCGAGAAGAAATGGGTGCGGCTCTTCTCCCGTCGACTCCTCTCTGCTGTGGACATGCCACCGGAGTATTTGGCGGCGCATGATGGTTCCGAGCAGGCTGCCGGTCGTGGTTCTGGCCTGACAAC CACTCAGGAACGCTCAAGGAGGAGACCGCTCTTTGGCGAC ATGACATTTGCGCCTTTGGAGAGGAGGCTGGACACCGCAGTTTTTCGGGCTCTCTTCGCCAGCAGTGTCCGACAAGCACGCCAGTTCGTCATCCACGGAGCCGTCACTGTCAATGGAAAAAAG ATGGTTCACCCCTCTTACCAGCTGAACCCCGGCGACATGTTTCAAGTGGACATTGAAAAGGTCATGTACGGCACCGGCGTGCAGAAGGCAGCAGATGCGCACAAGCGACTTCACGAGAACCTTGAGGCAAGACAAAAGAAGGCAGATAAAGCATTGCAGAATGCtgtgaagaagctgggcgGCAATGCTACCGCTGAGCAGGCCGCTGCTGAGGGGGAGACTGAAGGCGAGAAGcccgaagctgatgctgaggcCGCCGAGGGTGAGGCCGCCACAAGCGAAGACGCCGGATCATTGACCCCCGAGGCCCAATGGAAGTTGAACAACAGGGCCCTGAAGTTTCTGTTGAAGGATGTCAAGAAGATTCTGAAGAACAACCCCAAGGAACTCAGcgccaaggagaagaagcaactcCGTCTTTTCCGTGCAGATGCTAAGCGCTTCCTCTCACATCCTGAGAAGAGCGAGGCGGATGTTGTGGAACTAATTGACGAGTTGCAATtacagatgaagagccaCGAACTGATGCGAGAGagctttgagaagcttgacCTGAAAGAAGGCCAGGCTCTAAGCCAGGTTGAGGACGGaaccgaggccgaggctgtcCAAGCCACCTCACCGGAGGGCGAAGCGCAGCCAGCAGTCAACAGAGAACGAGAGGTTGAGAAGGGTCTGGAGGGCCTATCAGATGAGCAAaagaccaaggccaagaagataATTGGCGATGCTAAGCTATccaaagaggagatgagaaagcTCGCCCGGCTGCTTCAaatggatgaagagaatcCCGTTGACGACTCGAAACCATACGCTACCCCGTGGAGGCCCCGACCCTACATGTCGGCGTTTGCCTTTATCCCCCGTTACCTCGAAGTCAACCCCAACATTTGCGCTGCCGTCTACTTGAGACACCCGGTCGCTCGAAAGGGCATGGCCGAGGTGCCGACACCTTTCAGCTACCTGACTAGTCAACTTACCCATAATTGGTACCTTGAGCGAGGCTAA
- a CDS encoding ATPase family associated with various cellular activities (AAA) domain-containing protein, which translates to MLSASSPITFPSDPPSPPTKRAKPHDVQYPTQKPRVTGPFVDSDSESDTENRPRASSRSPSKRRKVEIQHEQRPQIPVLGVRDANGDGSSNVLPLEHPEGDHTTIHTIPTEDTRNTAAQPGPRWSQPNSLLTAPIFGSRSKTTYKLKTCGGSEITIRERKEVVAQSYESMVAARSKTKEGRAKRDYYGVDIHNLINAATSELAEKQQNPPSPNTNQAIRSMEATSISEKKPKKTMLWTEKYRARNFMDLCGDDSTNRLVLRWLKKWDPLVFPGTAKARPKIQRRNGPQSQTEEEKPHRKILMLTGPPGLGKTTLAHVCAKQAGYEVIEVNASDDRSRDVVKNRIRTSLGTESVKNVSNQRALNGSQKVAKPACVVVDEVDGVVTGSGASGEGGFIKALIDLVLIDQKNSSGVNKSYDGKKKKGDDFRLMRPLILICNDVYHPSLRPLRQSNLAEIIHVGRPTLDTVVGRLKTVFEKEGIPCDKDAARKLCESAWGDLRGVMVVGEWVAFRFKVSSLNDNQRLTRDWIERNILQELANGSAGTRGLGRGSVKDIISRLFQEGGGFPKQALNLAKSKTHHEQPKTELGFGEHQKKYAMECLRQMVDSSGEISHIVTEIFAEYPNREFNDDSYLSKPNQAYDWLYFHDACQSKLYASQEWELAPYLAQPVLACHHLFASPIRHFANGMGSNQNQRSGLPGEEEAGPTIPFSGPRADYQAFEAEKQTRAQLQALQAQLSPTMMRLFRSAEDVSTEFMPYLARMLSPDVKPVVVGGSQGTTASVRKESERAMVKRASEVLAEVGIALHKGKIESDVVSSRGPQFVYRMEPDIDSLATYETASLLTSQPPTRFAVRQVLDQELRRTLALRETHARQARFQAGRTTGESELQQPLTQLTQSQKNDSVVVEDGLVVKKDFFGRIIQAQPLAEVTGGLAEKKAAGQEKVWVTFHEGLNNAVRKPMTLREFLSGL; encoded by the exons ATGCTGTCTGCATCCTCACCAATTACCTTTCCTAGCGACCCCCCGTCTCCTCCAACAAAACGCGCCAAACCTCATGATGTTCAATATCCTACACAGAAGCCTCGCGTCACCGGGCCATTTGTCGACTCTGACTCTGAATCAGACACAGAGAATAGACCCAGAGCAAGCTCCAGATCTCCTTCCAAGAGGCGTAAAGTAGAGATCCAACACGAGCAGAGGCCACAGATCCCCGTATTGGGTGTTCGAGATGCGAATGGAGATGGCAGTAGCAACGTCCTGCCCCTGGAGCACCCAGAAGGCGACCACACAACAATTCATACGATTCCTACCGAAGATACACGGAACACTGCGGCACAGCCAGGGCCTCGTTGGTCCCAACCAAACTCACTGCTTACTGCGCCAATCTTTGGAAGCCGGTCAAAAACTACTTACAAACTAAAGACATGTGGAGGTAGTGAGATTACAATTAGGGAGCGCAAAGAGGTTGTTGCGCAGTCTTATGAATCTATGGTGGCGGCCAGGTCGAAAACCAAGGAAGGGCGAGCGAAACGAGACTACTATGGCGTCGATATACACAACCTCATCAACGCAGCCACCAGCGAATTGgccgagaagcagcaaaaccctccatctccaaataCCAATCAGGCTATTCGATCTATGGAGGCTACATCTATATCCGAAAAGAAACCCAAAAAGACGATGCTATGGACCGAGAAATACCGCGCGAGAAACTTTATGGATCTATGCGGAGACGACAGCACAAATAGACTGGTCCTACGCTGGCTGAAGAAATGGGATCCGTTAGTTTTCCCAGGAACAGCTAAAGCAAGACCTAAGATCCAGAGACGCAATGGCCCACAATCTCAAactgaagaggagaaaccCCATCGAAAGATCTTGATGTTGACAGGACCGCCTGGATTGGGGAAAACAACACTGGCTCACGTCTGCGCCAAACAGGCGGGCTATGAAGTGATAGAAGTCAATGCCAGCGATGACCGCAGTCGTGACGTCGTCAAGAATCGAATTCGCACCAGTCTTGGAACGGAGAGTGTCAAAAATGTAAGCAATCAAAGGGCTCTCAACGGGTCTCAGAAAGTTGCCAAGCCCGCTTGCGTTGTGGTTGACGAGGTTGACGGCGTGGTAACGGGATCTGGCGCTTCAGGAGAGGgcggcttcatcaaggcccTGATTGACCTGGTCCTCATTGATCAAAAGAACTCTTCAGGGGTAAACAAGTCTTATgatgggaaaaagaaaaaaggagacgaTTTCCGTCTGATGCGTCCTCTGATTCTTATATGCAACGACGTCTATCATCCTTCTCTGAGGCCTCTCAGGCAGTCAAACCTGGCGGAGATCATTCACGTCGGTCGACCAACACTGGACACTGTAGTTGGTCGCTTAAAGACGGTATTTGAAAAGGAGGGCATTCCATGTGACAAGGACGCAGCACGCAAACTGTGTGAATCGGCGTGGG GCGATCTTCGAGGTGTCATGGTCGTGGGCGAATGGGTAGCTTTCCGGTTCAAGGTCTCAAGTCTGAATGACAACCAACGCCTCACCAGGGACTGGATTGAACGAAACATCCTCCAGGAGCTTGCCAACGGCTCAGCGGGAACCCGAGGGCTTGGGCGAGGCAGCGTCAAGGATATCATCTCTCGCCTCTTTcaagaaggcggcggcttTCCTAAGCAAGCGCTCAACTTGGCCAAGTCCAAGACGCATCACGAACAGCCAAAAACGGAGCTTGGTTTTGGAGAGCATCAAAAGAAGTATGCCATGGAGTGTCTTCGACAGATGGTTGATTCCAGTGGTGAAATCAGTCACATTGTGACGGAGATATTCGCAGAGTACCCGAATCGCGAGTTCAACGACGATTCCTATCTCTCGAAGCCGAACCAAGCTTATGACTGGCTGTACTTTCATGATGCTTGTCAATCCAAACTGTACGCCAGCCAGGAATGGGAACTTGCACCCTACCTAGCGCAGCCTGTCCTAGCCTGCCATCATCTATTTGCGTCACCCATTCGACATTTTGCCAACGGCATGGGGTCAAACCAGAACCAGCGATCTGGCCTTccgggagaagaagaagccggccCTACGATTCCTTTTTCCGGCCCACGTGCCGACTATCAGGCCTTTGAAGCAGAGAAGCAAACCCGTGCACAACTGCAGGCACtccaagctcagctcagcccaACCATGATGCGACTCTTCCGCAGCGCAGAGGACGTGTCAACGGAATTCATGCCCTACCTGGCCCGCATGCTGTCGCCCGATGTGAAACCTGTTGTCGTCGGCGGCAGCCAGGGCACCACGGCAAGTGTGCGCAaggagagcgagcgagcgatgGTCAAGCGTGCGTCGGAAGTGCTCGCCGAGGTGGGCATTGCCCTGCATAAAGGCAAGATTGAGAGCGACGTCGTGTCTAGTCGAGGCCCGCAGTTTGTCTACCGCATGGAACC TGACATTGATTCCCTAGCCACCTATGAAACAGCCTCTCTTTTGACATCCCAGCCTCCCACCCGTTTCGCTGTTCGCCAGGTCCTCGACCAAGAACTCCGTCGCACACTCGCCCTCCGCGAAACGCATGCTCGCCAAGCACGCTTCCAAGCCGGACGCACCACCGGCGAGAGCGAGCTGCAGCAACCGCTCACTCAGTTAACTCAGAGCCAGAAGAATGAttcggtggtggtggaagaCGGGTTAGTGGTGAAAAAGGACTTCTTTGGGCGCATCATTCAGGCACAGCCGCTGGCGGAGGTGACGGGTGGgttggcggagaagaaggcggcgggCCAGGAGAAGGTGTGGGTGACGTTTCATGAAGGGTTGAATAATGCGGTGAGGAAGCCGATGACGCTGCGAGAGTTTTTGAGTGGTTTGTGA
- a CDS encoding FMN-dependent dehydrogenase domain-containing protein: MVLTGSDVAKHNDEKSCWVIIHGKAYDVTEFLPEHPGGEEIILKYAGKDATEEFDPIHPRDTLDKYLDKSLHLGPVDMSTVAQEAKREDPEEVERQKRIAEMPLLSECFNLHDFEAIARRTMKKGAWGYYSSAADDEITLRENHSAYHRIWFRPQILVDVANIDLSTTMLGTKVDAPFYVTATALGKLGHPEGEVLLTRAARSHNVIQMIPTLASCSFDELVDARQGDQVQWLQLYVNKDRDITKRIVQNAERRGCKGLFITVDAPQLGRREKDMRLKFTDSGSNVQKGTKTDNTQGAARAISSFIDPSLSWADIPWFQSITKMPIILKGVQRVEDVLRAVEAGVQGVVLSNHGGRQLDFARSGIEILAETMPILRQHGLDKKIDVFVDGGVRRGTDIIKAMCLGAKGVGIGRPFLYAMSTYGQAGVERVMQLLKDEMEMNMRLIGCAKIEDLHPGLLDTRGLFVHSNSTPVDSLSHITYDPLVVPSQRLKAKL; encoded by the exons atggtgcTCACGGGAAGCGACGTCGCGAAGCACAATGACGAAAAGTCATGTTGGGTGATTATTCAT GGCAAAGCATACGATGTCACAGAGTTCTTACCAG AGCACCCTGGAGGTGAAGAAATCATTCTCAAATATGCC gGCAAGGACGCGACAGAAGAGTTTGACCCGATTCACCCCCGGGACACTCTCGACAAGTATCTCGACAAGTCTCTGCACCTAGGACCCGTGGACATGTCCACCGTTGCCCAAGAGGCCAAAAGAGAGGACCCCGAGGAGGTTGAGCGGCAGAAGAGGATAGCGGAGATGCCGCTGCTGTCGGAATGCTTCAACCTGCACGACTTTGAGGCCATTGCGCGGAGGACCATGAAGAAGGGCGCGTGGGGGTACTACTCCAGCGCAGCCGACGATGAGATT ACCCTGCGTGAGAACCACAGCGCCTACCACAGAATCTGGTTCCGCCCCCAGATCCTCGTCGACGTCGCCAACATCGACCTCTCCACCACCATGCTCGGCACCAAAGTCGACGCCCCCTTCTACGTGACCGCCACGGCGCTGGGCAAGCTCGGCCACCCAGAGGGCGAGGTCCTACTCACCCGCGCCGCCCGCAGCCACAACGTCATCCAGATGATCCCCACGCTCGCCTCATGCTCCTTTGACGAGCTCGTCGACGCCCGGCAAGGTGACCAGGTCCAGTGGCTGCAGCTCTACGTCAACAAGGACCGCGACATCACCAAGCGCATCGTCCAGAATGCCGAGCGCCGCGGCTGCAAGggcctcttcatcactgTCGATGCGCCCCAGCTGGGCCGTCGCGAGAAGGACATGCGTCTCAAGTTCACTGATTCCGGGAGCAATGTGCAAAAGGGCACCAAGACGGACAACACCCAGGGCGCCGCGCGTGCCATCTCGTCCTTCATCGACCCTTCCCTGAGCTGGGCCGACATCCCCTGGTTCCAGAGCATCACCAAGATGCCCATCATCCTCAAGGGCGTCCAGCGCGTCGAAGATGTCCTCCGCGCCGTTGAGGCCGGCGTCCAGGGTGTCGTGCTGTCCAACCACGGCGGTCGCCAGCTCGACTTTGCGCGCTCCGGCATTGAGATTCTCGCCGAGACGATGCCTATCCTGCGCCAGCACGGCctggacaagaagattgacgTCTTTGTCGACGGCGGCGTGAGGCGCGGCACGgacatcatcaaggcaaTGTGTCTGGGCGCAAAGGGCGTTGGTATCGGACGGCCGTTCTTGTACGCTATGAGCACGTACGGGCAAGCTGGCGTGGAGCGAGTGATGCAGCTACTCAaggacgagatggagatgaacaTGCGATTAATCGGGTGTGCCAAGATTGAGGACTTGCACCCCGGATTGCTGGATACGAGGGGCCTGTTTGTGCATAGCAACTCGACGCCGGTGGATTCGCTGTCACATATTACGTACGATCCGCTGGTTGTTCCCAGCCAGAGACTCAAAGCGAAGCTGTAA
- a CDS encoding ZIP zinc transporter domain-containing protein has protein sequence MARSSAFRTLAASCVFMLAACAAASQIKGTPAAIESLSLEELDGQLQTCPVIQELNAAKRAHFETAPSSFTTKLFSVLFPGSPAVNALLATLYISGPPNFLLALVPTNIDPSSLSVMVAFAVGGLLGDTLFHLLPEIFVGEDEPDRARFVLVEPNRNLILGLGILVGFMTFVAMDKGLRIATGGAGHDHSHGHSHDEGHAVNTDVGISTGANTLKNEAKSRKTKKGDKQAPVDESKQLKEINPSVKLGGYLNLIADFTHNITDGLAMSASFYASPTIGATTTVAVFFHEIPHEVGDFALLVQSGFSKRAAMASQFVTAIGAFMGTLIGIAVQEFGSGAGGDGESMARNAGLWGTSLTWGDMLLPFTAGTFLYVGTVAVIPELLETGPNKMLELRKTLTQFTAVAVGAGIMLYISWHE, from the exons ATGGCTCGTAGTAGCGCCTTCAGGACTTTGGCTGCGTCATGCGTCTTCATGCTGGCGGCCTGCGCAGCGGCATCGCAGATCAAGGGGACCCCGGCAGCCATCGAGAGTCTAAGcttggaggagcttgatggCCAGCTTCAG ACATGTCCAGTCATCCAGGAACTCAACGCCGCCAAACGGGCGCATTTCGAGACCGCGCCGTCCTCCTTCACGACAAAGCTCTTCTCCGTGCTGTTCCCCGGCTCGCCCGCCGTCAACGCCCTCCTCGCCACGCTGTACATCTCCGGCCCGCCCAACTTCCTACTCGCCCTCGTCCCGACCAACATCGACCCCTCCTCGCTGTCCGTCATGGTGGCCTTTGCCGTGGGAGGCCTGCTGGGAGACACACTCTTCCACTTGCTGCCCGAGATCTTTGTCGGCGAGGACGAGCCGGACAGGGCAAGGTTTGTGCTCGTCGAGCCGAACCGCAACCTCATTCTCGGATTGGGCATCTTGGTCGGCTTCATGACGTTTGTGGCCATGGACAAGGGCTTGCGGATTGCGACTGGTGGCGCTGGACATGATCACTCACATGGACATTCGCATGATGAGGGACATGCTGTGAATACGGATGTCGGCATTTCCACTGGGGCAAACACGCTCAAGAACGAGGCCAAGTCgcgaaagacaaagaagggCGACAAGCAGGCCCCAGTTGACGAGTCGAAacagctcaaggagattaaCCCCAGCGTAAAGCTAGGAGGTTACCTCAACCTCAT CGCTGACTTCACCCACAACATCACCGACGGCCTCGCCATGTCCGCCAGCTTCTACGCCTCCCCCACCATCGGCGCGACAACcaccgtcgccgtcttcttccacgaGATCCCCCACGAGGTCGGCGACTTTGCGCTCCTCGTCCAGTCCGGCTTCTCCAAGCGCGCCGCCATGGCCTCCCAGTTCGTCACCGCCATCGGTGCCTTCATGGGCACCCTCATCGGCATCGCCGTCCAGGAGTTTGGGTCTGGCGCCGGCGGAGATGGTGAGAGCATGGCGAGGAACGCGGGGCTGTGGGGGACGAGCCTT ACATGGGGCGACATGTTGCTGCCTTTTACTGCCGGAACCTTTTTATACGTCGGcaccgtcgccgtcatccCGGAACTCCTAGAGACTGGCCCCAACAAGATGCTGGAACTACGCAAGACGCTGACCCAATTCACAGCAGTTGCTGTAGGCGCGGGTATCATGCTGTACATTTCATGGCACGAGTAA